The bacterium region AAATTATTTTCCCCGAGATAGTAGAGCTTGCAGGTGTGGATCAGGTGGGAAAGTATCATCACAAAGATGTGTTTGAGCATACTTTAAAAGTTGTGGATAATCTTGCAGAAGTAACAGATAATCTGAATCTGCGTTTTGCCGGACTGGTTCATGATATAGGAAAACCAAAGGTAAAGGAGTTTGTAAAAGGAACAGGATGGACTTTTCACGGGCATGAACTTACGGGAGTGCGAATGCTTACAAAAATTTGTCCCCGTCTCAAGCTCTCAAAAAATATGTGTAAATATGTACAGAAATTGACACGGCTGCATATGCGGCCTGTACAGCTTGTCGGCGAAGAGGTTACTGATTCTGCAATAAGGCGCCTTATTGTACATGCAGGGGAAGAACTTAATGATCTGATGGTTCTATGCCGGGCTGATATAACATCAGGTAATCAAAAGCGTGTTAAACAATATATTAAAAATTTTGATTATGTTATGGAGCGGATAGAGGAAGTAAAAGAGAAAGATAAAATGCGGGCGTTTCAATCTCCTGTAAGAGGTGATGAAATAATGAAAGTATGCGGGGTTGGCCCGGGCCCGCAGGTTGGTGCCTTAAAGAAAACGATTGAAGAGGCAATTTTAGACGGGAAAATACCAAATGAACATGACGCTGCATATGAATATCTGCTTGGCATTAAAGATGAATTTATAATAAATGGAAATAAATAACACTGCAAAATCAGTTCAAAATAGTTTTTATGTAGATACTAATTTGCATTATTTACAAATTTAAGAAATATCAGGGAAAAACTTGATTCACTATAGGAGCATGCAGGAATTATATGAGGGGGTGGAGTCATTCCTGAAATTTTAATCGGGAATCCACGGCTTTGACAGGTGTTTATTACTGAATATATTCGATCCAATGTGATTGTCATTCATAGATCAGGCAGGCTGAAAATAGAATCAGAATATTTTTTACTTTAATGTGTTTGTTTGATGTCTCCGACTTTTTTGCATGCGAGTGTAAAAAATATTTTATGCGTCTATATTATAGTATAGGAAAAACAAAGCGGGATAATGAAAAAGCAGATTGTTTTAACGATTTCAAATATAAAAAACAGGTAACTAAATTTAAAGAATGTCGTATATTATTATATGTATCAGTATTTCTGATGCTTTTATAATAATTGAGTGAAACTTTTTATTGCAGTGTTAGTATACAGTATTACATGCAAAAAGAGGAGGGAAGGATGAACGAGATTAACTCTGAAGAGAAAAGAATGGGAGTCTTTGCAAAACTATCGGGTGTTTTCACTTCACCTGAGGAAACCTTCAAAAGTATTAACGAACGCCCCAACTGGCTGATTCCATTTATTGTTGTTGTAGCCGTGAGTTTGGCAATTCAATATTTTATTATGGATTATGCTTTTGCGGATCAATTAAAGATTATGGCAGCGCGGGGGATGGATGCTCAGCAGATTGAGCTTGCGTCACAGCATATGCAGGGGGTTGCAAGGTATGCACAGTTTGTGATTGCCCCTATTGCGATATTAATTGCATGGCTCATTATTGCTGCGGTGCTCCTTTTTGCAGGCAATGTAATTATGGGAGGAGAAGCAAAGTTAAAGAATGTAATGGCTGTTGTTGCATGGAGTTCTCTCGTAACTCTTGCAGGGGGGATATTAAAGGCTTTTCTGATTGTCTCAAAAGAAACAACAATAGGTGTTACGACAAGCCTGGCTGCTATTATGCCTACTCCTGCCATCGGCAAAACCCCGTCAATTTTATACAGATTTTTAAGTAAACTCGATATTTTTACGATATGGCAGATAATTCTCTGGTCAATCGGGATTGCTGTTGTTTATAAATTCACAACAAAAAAATCCGGTACTCTCGTAGGGATTGTGTGGGGAACATGGATTGTATTATCTGTTGTATTGGGCGGGTTAATAAAAATAGGTGTTCAATAAATTCATTTTAAAGGAGAAAAATAATGAATCGGTATGTGAGGAGCCTGATTATTCTGGTTTTTTCCATCTCCTTGTTTGGGGGAGCGGCAGCACAGACACAAAAGATGACACTCAATGAGTGCGTAGATATTGCACTAAAACAGAATCCAAATATTATCATGAGTCTGTTTTCCAAAAAGATTGCATCAAAGGATGTCATAGAGTCTTTTTCACAATTTTTACCTCAGATTTCTGCAGGAATGGGCTACTACCATTCTGTACTCGGGCCGTCGTCAAAAATGAGAATTGACCCGAGAACAGGAATTCCGGTACCTATACAGCCATTTGAACTCAAATCGTGGTCCTCTTCAGCTTCAATAAATGTTAACCAGCAGCTTTTCAGCGGCGGACGAAATCTATTTAATGTTAAAAGGAGCAGGTATCTGCAGAAGAGTGCATATTCCGGATTTGATGATACAAAACAGCAGACGATTTATATTGTAAAAGAGAGATATTATAATCTTTTAAAAGCAGAGCATCTTCTTTCAATTGCCGAAGAGACAACAAAGTCATCCGGGGAATCATATAAAAGAGCACAGACTCTTTTTAGAGTGGGGAAGGTACCCAAGTCTGATGTGTTAAAAGCAAAAGTACAGCTTGAGACTGACAAACTTTCTCTTATTGAGGCTCAGAACGGCCTTTCAGTTGCACGTGCATCTTTAAATTATGTGCTTGGCTATTCAGTTGATCATGCAATTGAAGTTGTGGATAATCTGAATGTATCCGATATAAATGTATCTTATGATGATGCAATGACTCAGGCATTTTCCGAGCATCCTGCTTTAAAGAAAAAAGAGTGGGATGTAAAAGCTGCAAGAGCGTCTGTTAGAATGGCATACGGACAGTTTCTCCCTACTGTTTCTGCATACTACAGTTATTCCTGGCGAAATGACAAATTAAGTAAAATAGATAAAATGTTTGATAAGGATTACAACTGGTATGCCGGTGTTCAGCTTAATTTTCCTATTTTTCAGGGGCTTTCACGTTATGCCACAGTGAGCAAGGCGCAATTGGCATACAGCTCACAGAAGATTGGATTGGAACAGGCAAAAAGAGATATAGCTCTTGAAGTTAAGCAGGCCTTTTTTCAGGTTAAGCAGGCAAAAAAGAAGATTCTCGTAACAAAGGATGCTCTTGCTGCTGCTGAAGAAGATCTCCGGCTCAATAAAGAGAAGTACAATCTTGGAGCGGGGACTATGCTTGACCTGATAAATGCGCAAGTTTCATATACAAGGGCAAAGAGTGACAACGTACAAGCTCTGTACGATTATAAATATTCAATAGCGAGGCTTGAAAAAGCCATGGGAGTTTTAAACAAGTAATTAAACGGGAGTTCTCATTTTGAAGGAAAAGGAGAATTTTGAATGGCAGGAGTAAATAAAAAAAAGCTGTTAATAGGTCTTATTGTTGTTGTTGTGCTTGCTGTAGTAGTTGTAAGTAATCTCAAAAGAAAAAGCGGTGACACAAAGACCGTACAGACAGAAGTAGTAAAGTATGATAAAATTATTGCAACAGTTTCCGGCTCTGCAAAAATAAAGCCGGAAGTCCAGGTTAAGATTTCTGCAGAAGTCAGCGGAAAGATTGTTAATCTGGGTGTAAAAGAGGGTGATTATGTACATAAGGGAGATTTCCTTGTACAATTGAATCCCCAGGCGTATAAGGCTGCTGTGGAACAGTCGCAGTCAAATTTATCATTTGCAAGAGCGGGATTTGAAAAAGCAAGGAACGAATTCGAGAGATCTCAGGAGCTGTTTAAAAACAACCTAATTTCAAAATCAGAACTTGAGATTGCAAAATCCACTTATGAACAATCCAAGGCTCAGGTTGATCAGAGCAGTGCAGCACTGAAGCAGGCAAAAGAAAATCTGGCAAAGACAATAATTTATTCTCCTATGGAAGGAACTGTAAGCAGACTTAATAAAAAGGTCGGCGAAATGGCAATGGGCTCACAGTTTACTCTTGACGTTATTATGGAGGTTTCCGACCTGACGCGAATGCTTGCTGAGACGGAAATTGATGAGAATGATATTATTCATGTAAGCCTTGGGGACACTGCAAAAGTAATGGTTGATGCTTATCCTGATACTTCTTTTAAAGGCGTTGTGACTGAGATATCAAATTCAGGAACAACGGCAGGCCTCGGTACGCAGGAAGAGGTGACGAATTTTACTGTGA contains the following coding sequences:
- a CDS encoding HD domain-containing protein; the protein is IIFPEIVELAGVDQVGKYHHKDVFEHTLKVVDNLAEVTDNLNLRFAGLVHDIGKPKVKEFVKGTGWTFHGHELTGVRMLTKICPRLKLSKNMCKYVQKLTRLHMRPVQLVGEEVTDSAIRRLIVHAGEELNDLMVLCRADITSGNQKRVKQYIKNFDYVMERIEEVKEKDKMRAFQSPVRGDEIMKVCGVGPGPQVGALKKTIEEAILDGKIPNEHDAAYEYLLGIKDEFIINGNK
- a CDS encoding YIP1 family protein, with product MNEINSEEKRMGVFAKLSGVFTSPEETFKSINERPNWLIPFIVVVAVSLAIQYFIMDYAFADQLKIMAARGMDAQQIELASQHMQGVARYAQFVIAPIAILIAWLIIAAVLLFAGNVIMGGEAKLKNVMAVVAWSSLVTLAGGILKAFLIVSKETTIGVTTSLAAIMPTPAIGKTPSILYRFLSKLDIFTIWQIILWSIGIAVVYKFTTKKSGTLVGIVWGTWIVLSVVLGGLIKIGVQ
- a CDS encoding TolC family protein; this translates as MNRYVRSLIILVFSISLFGGAAAQTQKMTLNECVDIALKQNPNIIMSLFSKKIASKDVIESFSQFLPQISAGMGYYHSVLGPSSKMRIDPRTGIPVPIQPFELKSWSSSASINVNQQLFSGGRNLFNVKRSRYLQKSAYSGFDDTKQQTIYIVKERYYNLLKAEHLLSIAEETTKSSGESYKRAQTLFRVGKVPKSDVLKAKVQLETDKLSLIEAQNGLSVARASLNYVLGYSVDHAIEVVDNLNVSDINVSYDDAMTQAFSEHPALKKKEWDVKAARASVRMAYGQFLPTVSAYYSYSWRNDKLSKIDKMFDKDYNWYAGVQLNFPIFQGLSRYATVSKAQLAYSSQKIGLEQAKRDIALEVKQAFFQVKQAKKKILVTKDALAAAEEDLRLNKEKYNLGAGTMLDLINAQVSYTRAKSDNVQALYDYKYSIARLEKAMGVLNK
- a CDS encoding efflux RND transporter periplasmic adaptor subunit, which translates into the protein MAGVNKKKLLIGLIVVVVLAVVVVSNLKRKSGDTKTVQTEVVKYDKIIATVSGSAKIKPEVQVKISAEVSGKIVNLGVKEGDYVHKGDFLVQLNPQAYKAAVEQSQSNLSFARAGFEKARNEFERSQELFKNNLISKSELEIAKSTYEQSKAQVDQSSAALKQAKENLAKTIIYSPMEGTVSRLNKKVGEMAMGSQFTLDVIMEVSDLTRMLAETEIDENDIIHVSLGDTAKVMVDAYPDTSFKGVVTEISNSGTTAGLGTQEEVTNFTVKALLLEKPEKIRPGMSATVDVITDKRDKALVISIQCVTVRKPVDREKKELGKNKKSEEIKDTKSKDKKIRVVFVVHDGIARQTEVKTGISSDTHWEVLKGLKEGDVVVSGSYRVISKDLEDGDKVKVDNSLKKYQSEKKS